The Halorussus gelatinilyticus genome contains the following window.
GAACGGCGGGACGCCGGAGGGCGCGCTCACGCCCGCGCCGGTCAGCGCGAGGGCGGCGTCCGCGGCCCGGAGGTCGCTGGCGGCCGCGTCGATTCGGTCCGTGTCGGGGTGAGCCATGTCCGAGTGGTGGCGGTCGGCGGCCAAAAACTCGCCGACAGCGCGGACGAACGTCAGCTATCCGACAGCGCCGGTCGGCGGTCGGCGTTCGGCGGTCGGCGTTCGACGTTGGACGGCACAGGCGATAGCGACCCGGCCTCTCAGTCCGCGGTCGCCGAGCGTTCGAGGTCGTAGGTCACGCCGGTCAACTCCTCGGAGACCCGCCAGAGTCGCTCGGCGCGGTTCCGGTCGTAGGAGATTTCGCTCGACCGCTGGATTTCGGGTGAGCCGCGCATGCCGAACAGACCGCCGGGTCCGACGTACTCCCCGCCGTCGATTTCGGGCGCGGTCGCGGCGTAGAGCATCGGGAGCGCGCCGTCCTCGGCGGACTGGGCGAAGACGGCGTTTGCGGCCTTCATCGCCCAGAGCCGGACGGTCGAACCGCTCATCTCCGGGCCGCGCCGTTGGAGGTTCGTGGCGGCGTAGCCGGGGTGACAGGCCACGCTGGCGACCTCGGCGTCGGCGTCGTCGAGGCGGCGCTGGAGTTCGTAGGCGAACAGCACGTTCGCCAGTTTGCTCTGGGCGTAGGCGTCCCACTCGTCGTAGGAGTCCTCGTGGTGGAGGTCCCGGAAATCCACGTCGCCGCGCTCGTGGACGCCGCTGCTCTGGGTCACGACGCGCGTCCGGCCGGCGGTGTTCAACAGCGCGTCGAGCAGGTGGCCGGTCAGCGCGAAGTGGCCGAGGTGGTTGACGCCGAACTGCATCTCGAAGCCCTCGGCGGTCTCCCGGCGGGGAATCGCCATCACGCCGGCGTTGTTGCAGAGGACGTGGAGTTCGTCGTGGGCCGCGCGGAACTCGTCGGCGAACGCTCGAACCGAGTCCAAGTCCGCCAAGTCGAGTTCGGCGACTTCGAGCGACCCGCGGGCGCTCCCGCCGGCGTCCTCGGTGCGGATGCGGCGCTTGGCCGCCTCGCCGCGCTCCTCGCTCCGGCAGGCCATGACGACGTGTGCGCCCTGCCGGGCGAACGCGCGGGTCGCCTCGTAGCCGAGTCCGCTGTTCGCGCCCGTGACGACCACGACGCGGTCGTCCATCTCGGGCATCCGGGCCGCCGTCCACTCGCCGCGGTTCCGTGCCATGCACCAGCGTACGGGTGGGAGTTACTGAAAGGCATCGCCGCGACGGTCCCCCGGCGAGCCGGGGAACCGCCGCGTCGCCGTCCGGGGCGACGGGGAGGCGTAGCGAGGCGAGGCGTGGTGCGAGGAGTGACCGCGGGCGAGCGAGGAGTGACCGCGGGCGAGGTGTGACGACCGACTACTCTTGGCGTCTCACGACGAAGCCGCGACACTCCGGGCAGACGACCACCGCGCGCTCGTCGAATCTGGCACCGCAGAGCGTGCAGACGTACCTCCCTCCGTCGTCGGCTCCGCCGCTCCGTCGTCGCCGCTCGGCGAGTCGTCGAAAGAGTCTCACGCGTGGACCGAGGCGACCCACGGGGAAAGCGATTACTGACGAGCGCCGACCTGTCCGCCGGCTGGCAATTTGAGCTACTGGCGACTAATGTGACGACCCGCGCGTTTTTGCCCTCCGAGTCCGACTGTTCGCCCGATGAGCGAAGACGGACGTGGCGAAGAAATCGGGGCCGTGCCGGGAGGCGAATCCTCGCGGGACGACCGCGAATCCTCGGAGAGCGACCGGCGGTCGCCGCCCACCGACCGCGAGTCGCCGGTCGGCCAACCGGTCGTCCGCGGCGACGCCGCCGTCGCGGGACAGGCGGCCGAGCAGGCCAAGGCGTTCGACCCGACCGACCCCGAGAGCGTCGCGGAGGCCGCCGAGACCGTCGAATCCTTCGCGGCCAACACCGCCGGCGCGGAGGACAACGTGTTCATGCTCCGGGGCGCGGCCGCCTGCGCGGCGCTGGTGCGCGGCGAAGGCTCGTACAAGGCGGCGGCCGAGCGCGCCGGCGGTAGCGTGACGGTCGCGTTCATCCGCAAGTGGGCGCGGGTCCACGACCTGCCCCAGTCCATCCGGCGGTACGTGGCGATGGGCCAAATCGCGCCGACCGCCGCGAAGCACATCGCGCGGGTCGGCGGCGAGGACCGCTTCGAACTCGCGTGGGCCGTCCTCGACGGCGACCTGACGGTCCGGGAGGTCCGGTCGGTCGCTAGCGCGGTCAACGCGGGGACGCCGGTCGAGGACGCCCTCGCGGACCACGACGTCCGACCGGGCCGACTCACGCTCTCGCTCCCCGCCGAGACCTACCGGGAACTCCGCCGGGCCGCGGCGATGGAGGGCAAGGACCCCGAGGAGGTCGTCGCCGAGGCGCTGGACGAGAAAATTTCCTGAGACGAACGCCCGTTTTGCAGTCAGTCGAGGAACGCTTCGGCCGCGTCCGCCAGCACCTCGCCAGCGGTCAGCACGTCGTCCCACGGAATCGTCTCGTCGGGGAAGTGGGCCTGCTCGATGTGCCCCGGTCCGAACATCACGGTCGGGATTCCGGCCTCGATGTACCACCGACTGTCCGCGCCGTAGGTCGCGCCCTGCGGTTCGGTCCGGGAATCGGGGAAGCCGTTCGCTCTCATCGCGCGCTGGACCGCGCCGACGACCGGTTCGTCGGGGTCGATTTCGGAGGGTTCGAACTGGACGGAGAACCGCTCGAATTCGGGGGGATGCTCGGCCAGCCAGTCGTCGTCGGCGACCAACTCCGCGAGTCGTCGCTCGAAGGTCTCCTCGACTTCCGCGACGGTCTCGCCCGGCGTGACGCCGATGCGGAGTTCGGCGGTCAACTCGGCGGGCACCGACGACGCCCAGTCGCCCGCCTCGACGCGGCCGACGACCACGGGCAGCGGGACGGGGAAGTCATCGTAGAGCGGATGCGTCACTCGCTCGCCGCGCTCGGTTTCGAGGTCCCGGAACGCCCGGCGAATCTCCTCGAAGTACGGGAGGACGTCCACGCCGCGCCACCGCGTCGCGGCGTGGGCCGACCGCCCTCCGATGCGGAGGCGCTTCATCAGGCTCCCCTCAGAGGCGACGACGGGCCGCAGGTCGGTCGGTTCCGCGATGATGCCCGCGTCGCGCTCGAAGGGGTAGGGGTTCGAGAGCGCGGCCGCGGCCGCGCCGACGCCGCCCGCCTCCTCGCCGACGACGCTCTCGACCACGAGTCGGCCGTCGAGAGCGTCGGCGCGCTCGTGGAGGTGTTTCGCCGCGAAGACGCAGACCGAGAGACCGCACTTCATGTCGGCCGCGCCGCGGGCGGTCAGGGTCTCGCCGTCGCCGCGTTCCGCCTCGCGCCACGTCGGGTCGAAGGGGTCGCTCGACCACGACTCGCGGGCGGCCGGCACCACGTCCACGTGGCCGTTCAGGACGAGCGTCGGACCCGCGTCGGGGTCGCCGAGTTCGAGGACGCCGCCGACCGAGGGCCGGTCCGCGACCGGAATCTCGTCGGGGTCGTCCGGAAACGAGTCGTGGCCGGCCAGTTCCTCGGCGTCGGCGGTCCACTCGTAGGTCTCGAACCCGAGTTCGTCCAGTCGCTCGCGCACGAACTCTTGGGCCGGGGCCTCGTCGCCGCCGGTCGTGTCGAATCGGAGCAGTTCCTCGGCGAACTCCCGGAGGTCGTCGTCCCACTCGCGGGCGAAGTCGTTCATATTCGTTTCGAGTGACGACGCCGGGGTAAAGCTTCCGAGAAATCCTAAACGTTTAACTACGCCCGGTGCAATCGAACGAGTGAGGGCTGGTAGCTCAGTTAGGCAGAGCGTCTG
Protein-coding sequences here:
- a CDS encoding oxidoreductase, with translation MARNRGEWTAARMPEMDDRVVVVTGANSGLGYEATRAFARQGAHVVMACRSEERGEAAKRRIRTEDAGGSARGSLEVAELDLADLDSVRAFADEFRAAHDELHVLCNNAGVMAIPRRETAEGFEMQFGVNHLGHFALTGHLLDALLNTAGRTRVVTQSSGVHERGDVDFRDLHHEDSYDEWDAYAQSKLANVLFAYELQRRLDDADAEVASVACHPGYAATNLQRRGPEMSGSTVRLWAMKAANAVFAQSAEDGALPMLYAATAPEIDGGEYVGPGGLFGMRGSPEIQRSSEISYDRNRAERLWRVSEELTGVTYDLERSATAD
- a CDS encoding DUF7119 family protein is translated as MSEDGRGEEIGAVPGGESSRDDRESSESDRRSPPTDRESPVGQPVVRGDAAVAGQAAEQAKAFDPTDPESVAEAAETVESFAANTAGAEDNVFMLRGAAACAALVRGEGSYKAAAERAGGSVTVAFIRKWARVHDLPQSIRRYVAMGQIAPTAAKHIARVGGEDRFELAWAVLDGDLTVREVRSVASAVNAGTPVEDALADHDVRPGRLTLSLPAETYRELRRAAAMEGKDPEEVVAEALDEKIS
- a CDS encoding M20/M25/M40 family metallo-hydrolase is translated as MNDFAREWDDDLREFAEELLRFDTTGGDEAPAQEFVRERLDELGFETYEWTADAEELAGHDSFPDDPDEIPVADRPSVGGVLELGDPDAGPTLVLNGHVDVVPAARESWSSDPFDPTWREAERGDGETLTARGAADMKCGLSVCVFAAKHLHERADALDGRLVVESVVGEEAGGVGAAAAALSNPYPFERDAGIIAEPTDLRPVVASEGSLMKRLRIGGRSAHAATRWRGVDVLPYFEEIRRAFRDLETERGERVTHPLYDDFPVPLPVVVGRVEAGDWASSVPAELTAELRIGVTPGETVAEVEETFERRLAELVADDDWLAEHPPEFERFSVQFEPSEIDPDEPVVGAVQRAMRANGFPDSRTEPQGATYGADSRWYIEAGIPTVMFGPGHIEQAHFPDETIPWDDVLTAGEVLADAAEAFLD